GGAAGACATACACTTTATGTTGTCTTATATTTAATTCTAGGTAAGGAAGATATTTTTCTTGCATGGTAGTTTATCAAGATGTCAACATTCAACATGTTGTAGAGGCCAATAAATTGGTGCAATGATATTGATATAAGTTATTTATGTCTCTTTAAGCTTCATCAATATTAATAAGTTATATTGTTGTCCTTCAGAAATTATTGATAAACATGACATTAAATTTTTGaacattttgaacatgtgtagaattataattcaaaaagttttgTATTGAACTTTCTCTTTTTCAAGGATTGTATGCTCATGGAACATTTTCACCATATAATTAATCAAcatttttagtttcaatattTGCAATGCTAATGAGAGATTATGCGAAATTACGATCTTGTAATGGTGTCATGTTAACATAGGATGTTAGTGTTAATCCTTAAAGGAGATTTATGTTAGTTtatgaaaacataaatacaatgaacccacaaataaaatatagttcTCGATATCTCAAAAGATTGAAAGCGGAAGCGTATCCGGAAACAATAGATAAATTTAGGTTTATGGTTTTTCACCTGTAGAGCACCCTTAGTTTCCTCTTGATTTTCTCTTCTGATGgggagaaagagagaagaacGGAATGATAATCACGTGCTATCAGATAGGGACTATAACCCCTTTATGTAACCTCTAATAGTTACTTTTCTAAAAGCAATATTCCTAATATGTCTCCGTCATCAAATTAGAATATCATGGGTATCTAcatagttaatatttttcatgatGTAATGATACACTCTTAGCTATAGATATAATTAACTAgatcaatttattaaattggctaataaaatataacggtcctaacacatttaattatacatatatatatatatatatatatatatatatatatatataatatatatatatatatatatatatatatatatatatatatatatgacccAAATTGTTAACAATTTAATGATACAAGCATAAATCATTTGTATCTTTGTACTTCTTTTATTAACTCGAAGTACTTGACAAAAATCTCTTTCTCATATTATCATTTGTTCTCAAATCGAAAATCATTATGAGAATGTCCTTTAAAGATCAATGTCTAAAACATGCATGTTACGTGGGGTGTTTCATCCTATATGAGCATTGAATTTCGTCTTATCTTCATAACTTTGAGAGATAAGATTGTTTACTTATTGAATTAGAAGGATACAACATCTGCATTAGTAGGAATTTTAATTTGAGAATGTGCATATTGATCACTAAGTAATAATGTTGTTATACTAGGtcaagtttttatgttttatttttcgtttcctttttgtttgttttgagagatatattcatcaattttgGTTCTTTTTCGATTGAGATGTATGGATTCATGGGTCTACATGTCTATATAGATCATGTTCATGGATTATCGAAAATGTGCAAAAGCTAAATTTGCCTCTACCATTCTACGAGTCTCTTCCTTTCTGCGTATGATATCGCCATTACCTTTGGCAACATCCACtaattcaaaacttaatttGAAAGCCATATTTTGACCTAGACAATTTTTGTGATGCTCCCAATAATCAACGAATGACAAGTGTTTTTCTTGTACAGAtcctattaaaattattaagatttttttattttctcttctcttgttTAATGAGCTACTTACCATGTGTGTTCGTCTCCCACTCTATCATATGTTCTCTTttgtttgaagaagaaaaagaaagttataCGTAAACTCATTATTCTACTATCATTTCTCACTTGTTTTGTTCCATTCTTATAGAAAAAGATAAATCTTTCTTTGTACTACTCGATAATGAAATATGACTTTCATAGTAcactatttctttcttatttcaAGCGCCTTTTGTatagtaaattttttatgaacatACGAAGTaattattgtgtattttttcaTAACCCGTTTTTAGCCCtgatagtttattttttaaattttgaactttgtttaaatagatataatgatgaagaatagaaaaataaatttattttttaaaagtgataaaagggaagctgaacgtgaaaataaaaataacacaaattcaCTTTTTCATCTAATGATTTCATTGTTCAATTAGATGAGTTCcttattaaaattgaaaggaTAGTAAGTgcaatttcatattaattctttagaAAGGGATCTAGAAAAATATTCTCAAATATTGAAATATTCAATGagctaaaaagataaaattagaataaatcatttatataaggtcttatattaaatacaattttaaaactatcatttaaaaaaattaatattaaactatgtgttttattgtattgataagaataattaaatatataaattttaagaataatattttgatgttGTGAAATTACTTGTTAAGATTGCCAGTATATAACTATTTCTTTATTACTTGGTATATTAGTTtatatcatttataattaattaatcaaaggtAAAATGAAATTGTTATTCTTTGCCCAAAGAATACTTCTAGAATAGAATTGTCCTCGTGTCACGGTAGCTCTCACCTTTCTTTGGTTATTCTTCGGCATTATTTAGAGAGATAGAGCTTAGTAAATGCATTTACtccatctctttttttttttctttttttaattatgagtGCCTTTGAAGTCTTTTAATCACATTTGAAATAGTTTCAATTATAGAAAGAATTAAATAATCTTAACTCGATATAatgttaaacaaaatatttactgGTAACTTGAGGACGGTTCCtcagaaaatttgaaattacgTAGTTAACCTGAGcattttaaaggaaaataatCTCATAACcctaaaaaacatttaaaatgcaATATTCAGATTCACtttgaaaataaacaaactGGCAGAGCTGAAAACGCAAGGAAGAGAAACAAAAAACGTGCATTTTGGCTTAGGTGTTGTTCTACAATTGCAACCATGGCTGCAACAGAAGCTCCATCAAATGAGGAGGTTTACAAAGTTCCCCTCAAAGTTTTGGTGGACAGAAATGAAAACAAAGTTCTGTTTGCTGAGGCAAGAAAGGATTTCGTGGATGTTCTGGTGAGTTTCTTAGCATTGCCTTTAGGTACTATTACACGACTCGTTGGTAAAGAGTCAAATATTCCACCACTGAAAATTGGTAGCTTGAGTTCATTGTATGAGGGTGTGTCCCATCTTGAAGAAGAGCATCTATGGACACAGAAATGCAAAGAAATGCTTCTGCACCCAAGGACCTCTATGGAATCTTATTGCCAACCCCTGAAACTCAACATCGACGACACTCACCCCACAGAGTATTTcctgtgtgaggacttggggtGTAGTAGGAAGACAAATGGGAGCCTTTTAAGCATTTTCAGCAATCAAAGATGCAGTTGTGGAAAACTAATGAACAGAATAGTGTCCCCAGAAAATATTACTCTAGAAAATGGTTTTGTTAAGGAAACTGCTTCTTTTATAATTTGTGACGATCTTTCTGTGTTGCCTAATGTTCTTGTAACAAATGTGAATCTACTTCAGAAGCTTGGAATCAGAGACATGGATGCTATTGAGGAACAAACTTTGGATATCAGCAAGAGAGAGGTATGCTATATTGCTATTCGTTTATTGTTGTTAGTTTTACTACTTTCTCTCTCTGATTCGTTCTTTGTGTTTTGTATAGGTTGTTGATCTTCTCAAGTTGTCGTTTATATCAAAGAACCCTTTGACAGATTTTGTCTTCAAGAAGGAACCACGTGTTGACGATTTTAACCCAATAAATCAATCCTGGCTTGAGAGAGGAGATGAATCATCTGATGAAAGTAAAGGTAGAAAGATAGTTGTGAGGGCATTGGTAAGAAAATCAAATGCAAAGATTGTGCTTGTTGATGGTGAGGAAGATTTTGCagattttctttttagttttctGACTTTACCTTTGGGTAGAGTGTTGCATATGTT
This region of Vigna unguiculata cultivar IT97K-499-35 chromosome 5, ASM411807v1, whole genome shotgun sequence genomic DNA includes:
- the LOC114186070 gene encoding uncharacterized protein LOC114186070 isoform X1 — its product is MAATEAPSNEEVYKVPLKVLVDRNENKVLFAEARKDFVDVLVSFLALPLGTITRLVGKESNIPPLKIGSLSSLYEGVSHLEEEHLWTQKCKEMLLHPRTSMESYCQPLKLNIDDTHPTEYFLCEDLGCSRKTNGSLLSIFSNQRCSCGKLMNRIVSPENITLENGFVKETASFIICDDLSVLPNVLVTNVNLLQKLGIRDMDAIEEQTLDISKREVVDLLKLSFISKNPLTDFVFKKEPRVDDFNPINQSWLERGDESSDESKGRKIVVRALVRKSNAKIVLVDGEEDFADFLFSFLTLPLGRVLHMLEGSSSLSCIDKLSKSISELSPDRYLRSHRVKVELATPKCASLFSVSDQILPIGEVSLPVYYCNTFFDGREYRFSLSTSARPRSYGYDENARLEIMNPKSCIGDSRSGKGFVKGPSTFMVTDDLVVTPMSSISTISYLNRSKIPLSDLEERVISVGVKEGLAILKASLTSTSALTQGLQQFTKIKSLRWRFDKLFPSCRCYKICSYQL